Proteins co-encoded in one Flavivirga eckloniae genomic window:
- a CDS encoding helix-turn-helix transcriptional regulator produces the protein MNDEMDNEKSVARSSFDETTLDDGALILTYKNESSQVKSLAKEIDSDYIQFHFCVKGASRFVFNEGRYVLNIMEENSLLLYNPQRDLPIHLEIDPNSWMVSVLISIKNFHGLFSQEAGYITFLSDDNKDKKYYKDGVISPSMAIVLNQVLNYNLNDSIKNLYFKGKAYELLSLYFNRSEDADVEQCPFLVDETNVIKIRKAKEIIIARMAEPPSLQELADEIGLNIKKLKEGFKQIYGDSVFSFLFDYKMEVARKLLESGDDNVNEVGHKVGYSTSSHFIAAFKKKYGTTPKKYVMSLT, from the coding sequence ATGAATGACGAAATGGACAACGAAAAAAGTGTCGCTAGAAGTTCTTTTGATGAGACAACATTAGATGATGGTGCATTGATTCTAACATATAAGAACGAGTCGAGTCAAGTAAAGTCTCTTGCTAAAGAAATAGATAGTGATTACATTCAATTTCACTTTTGTGTGAAAGGGGCAAGTCGTTTTGTTTTTAACGAAGGACGGTATGTGTTAAACATCATGGAAGAGAATTCGTTGTTATTGTATAATCCACAACGCGATTTACCAATACATTTAGAAATAGATCCTAACTCGTGGATGGTTTCGGTTTTAATATCGATTAAAAATTTTCATGGCTTATTCTCTCAGGAAGCTGGTTATATTACTTTTTTAAGTGATGATAATAAGGATAAAAAATATTATAAAGATGGTGTAATTTCGCCATCAATGGCTATTGTATTAAATCAAGTATTAAATTACAACCTTAATGATTCTATTAAAAACCTTTATTTTAAAGGAAAAGCTTACGAGCTTTTAAGCTTGTATTTTAATAGAAGCGAAGATGCCGATGTAGAACAATGTCCGTTTTTGGTTGACGAAACTAATGTTATTAAAATTAGAAAAGCCAAAGAGATTATTATTGCACGTATGGCAGAGCCACCGAGTTTACAAGAGCTGGCAGATGAAATAGGGTTGAATATTAAAAAACTAAAAGAAGGATTCAAACAAATTTATGGCGATTCGGTATTTAGTTTTTTATTTGATTATAAAATGGAAGTGGCCAGAAAACTATTGGAGTCTGGCGATGATAATGTAAACGAGGTAGGGCATAAAGTTGGGTATAGCACATCCAGCCATTTTATAGCAGCTTTTAAAAAGAAATACGGTACGACGCCTAAAAAATATGTAATGTCTTTGACATAA
- a CDS encoding aminotransferase class I/II-fold pyridoxal phosphate-dependent enzyme translates to MKNFDAIIVGARCSGSTTASHLSKMGFNVLVVDKAIFPQDTLSTHFVWPRGASYLNRLGVLDEILEQTPSSNEIEITIEDTTIRGEIPLDLLAQRFTNLHGNADRITQTSFSAKRYVIDKILIDYAVKQGAKVLEGFTVNELIFDTNQQKVLGIKGKNKDGSVCEFFSKRIIGADGVNSIVAKLTNTSKEEIRENCTFAAYSYFSGFDLKKPIIQKKGRMSIGIVPTNDGHNMTMIYGPKKWAKAFRNGDKNENFIKAIKYVNPEIGEIVEKAKKEKEIIGTDKMASFIRNAAGKGYALVGDAASFKDQCTASGMTHAFRDAELIAQHIKMGFETNDIDNQLQLYARKRHLDTWRYQEFVSKTAEMNPASASEVQLFEALSKNKEQANRFLAMYGDTLPVRDFFTEKNIKNVLIPVLNEKRDLQNYKKDIYKYYKNIFEINGDVSKEDISLNRTCVDFGIPIGPNILKRVDDYYEWYNARNDCNTWQYARTLKSFPGTNASMFDANERHIDGINFASQDYLSMGSHPKVMKAAKEALEKYGPHSAGSPMVIGNTELVHELEEAIAEMTGMKHVMIFPTGWAAGFGTITGLVREQDHIVMDRLAHSCLYQGAYAATKNVYRHPNMSIDSVRGLLEHIREKDQRNGIFVISEGLFSMDSETPDIKALQEVCRDYDATLMLDVAHDFGALGENGAGHIGNQGMKGQVDLVMGSFSKSFASNGGFLATNSAAVKHYSKMYSSAFMFSNAICPMQTAVALEATKIMRSKEGSQLRKNLLNIVNHIRNEFHKKGIKCLGTPSAIIPVMIGDEKVARIAHKIMTERNIATMILEYPVVPIGSARFRLQVMASHTIEQANAVVSNIAEAIDEAREYVKEYESPLLQTIDK, encoded by the coding sequence ATGAAAAATTTTGACGCTATAATTGTTGGAGCCAGATGTTCAGGATCTACTACGGCTTCTCACCTATCCAAAATGGGATTCAATGTTTTAGTAGTAGACAAAGCAATATTTCCACAAGACACCCTCTCTACTCATTTCGTATGGCCAAGGGGAGCCTCTTACTTAAATCGATTAGGAGTATTAGATGAAATTTTAGAACAAACACCTTCTAGTAATGAAATTGAAATTACTATTGAAGATACGACAATTAGAGGAGAAATTCCTCTTGATCTACTAGCGCAACGCTTTACCAATTTACATGGAAATGCCGATCGTATTACACAAACTTCATTTTCTGCGAAAAGGTATGTCATAGACAAAATTCTTATTGATTATGCTGTAAAACAAGGCGCTAAAGTTTTAGAAGGTTTTACCGTTAATGAACTCATTTTTGACACAAATCAACAAAAAGTATTAGGAATTAAAGGGAAAAATAAAGATGGCTCTGTTTGTGAATTCTTTTCAAAAAGAATTATCGGTGCAGACGGAGTAAATTCCATTGTTGCTAAATTGACTAATACCTCTAAGGAAGAAATTAGGGAAAACTGCACCTTTGCTGCTTATTCTTATTTTTCTGGTTTTGACTTAAAAAAACCAATTATTCAAAAAAAAGGAAGAATGTCTATTGGTATTGTCCCCACAAATGATGGGCATAATATGACAATGATTTATGGACCCAAAAAATGGGCGAAAGCATTTAGAAATGGAGATAAAAATGAAAACTTTATTAAAGCCATTAAATATGTAAATCCTGAAATTGGTGAAATCGTAGAAAAGGCAAAAAAGGAAAAAGAAATTATTGGTACTGATAAAATGGCTTCTTTTATTAGAAATGCAGCCGGTAAGGGTTATGCATTAGTTGGAGATGCAGCTAGTTTCAAAGATCAATGTACTGCTAGTGGAATGACTCATGCCTTTAGAGATGCCGAACTAATTGCCCAACACATTAAAATGGGTTTCGAAACTAATGATATAGATAATCAGCTTCAATTATATGCTAGAAAAAGACATCTAGACACATGGAGGTATCAAGAATTCGTTTCTAAAACAGCAGAAATGAACCCTGCTTCGGCAAGTGAGGTACAATTGTTCGAGGCCTTGTCTAAAAACAAAGAACAAGCAAATCGATTTTTAGCGATGTATGGAGATACTTTGCCTGTTAGAGATTTCTTTACGGAAAAAAACATAAAAAATGTTTTGATTCCTGTTCTAAACGAAAAAAGAGACTTACAGAATTATAAAAAAGACATTTACAAATACTATAAAAACATTTTCGAGATTAACGGAGATGTTTCAAAAGAAGATATATCATTAAATCGAACATGTGTGGATTTTGGCATTCCAATAGGTCCAAACATATTAAAACGAGTTGATGATTACTACGAATGGTATAATGCCAGAAATGACTGTAACACATGGCAATATGCACGTACACTAAAATCTTTTCCGGGTACAAATGCAAGCATGTTTGATGCTAATGAAAGACATATTGATGGTATTAATTTTGCTTCTCAAGATTATTTATCGATGGGAAGTCATCCTAAAGTTATGAAAGCAGCAAAAGAAGCTTTGGAAAAATATGGTCCGCACAGTGCTGGTTCTCCCATGGTGATTGGAAATACAGAATTGGTACACGAACTAGAAGAGGCTATTGCAGAAATGACAGGCATGAAACATGTCATGATTTTCCCCACTGGTTGGGCTGCTGGTTTTGGTACAATTACAGGACTAGTTAGAGAACAAGATCATATTGTTATGGATCGCTTGGCACATTCTTGTTTATACCAAGGTGCCTATGCTGCTACCAAAAATGTATATCGCCACCCTAATATGTCAATTGATTCAGTTAGAGGATTATTGGAACATATTCGAGAAAAAGACCAAAGAAATGGAATTTTTGTAATCTCTGAAGGCTTATTTTCAATGGATAGTGAAACACCCGATATAAAAGCACTACAAGAAGTTTGTCGTGATTATGATGCAACACTCATGTTAGATGTAGCACATGATTTTGGAGCACTTGGAGAAAATGGTGCTGGCCATATAGGGAATCAAGGCATGAAAGGTCAAGTAGATTTAGTAATGGGTAGTTTTTCTAAATCGTTTGCTTCTAATGGAGGGTTTCTTGCTACCAATTCGGCTGCAGTAAAGCATTATTCCAAAATGTACAGTAGTGCATTTATGTTTTCTAACGCTATTTGTCCAATGCAGACAGCTGTAGCTTTAGAAGCAACAAAAATTATGAGATCCAAAGAGGGAAGCCAATTAAGAAAAAACCTTTTAAATATTGTAAATCATATTAGAAATGAATTTCATAAAAAGGGAATTAAATGTTTAGGAACACCTTCCGCTATTATTCCTGTAATGATTGGTGATGAAAAAGTAGCACGAATTGCTCATAAGATTATGACCGAACGAAATATAGCAACCATGATTTTGGAATATCCAGTAGTTCCTATTGGCAGTGCTAGATTTAGACTTCAAGTAATGGCCTCCCATACTATAGAACAGGCCAATGCAGTAGTTAGTAATATTGCTGAGGCTATTGATGAAGCTAGGGAATATGTGAAAGAATATGAGTCTCCCTTATTACAAACAATTGATAAATAG
- the hemA gene encoding glutamyl-tRNA reductase has product MQKYNISRSNYFYAIGLSYKKADADIRGHFSLDEAGKTALLNQAKENGIESLVVTSTCNRTEIYGFAQHPFQLIQLLCDNTRGTVEEFQDVAYIYKNKDAIAHMFRVGSGLDSQILGDFEIISQLRNSARASKKHGLLNPFSERLINAVIQASKRIKTETNISSGATSVSFASVQYILNSVKDISNKNILLFGTGKIGRNTCENLVKHTKNDQITLINRTKDKAEVIAGKFNLVVKDYANLQEEISHADVLIVATGAQRPTIDKHIIQSEKPILILDLSIPKNVDSNVEELGNVTLVHLDHLSKITDKTLEDRKKDIPLAESIIEEVKTEFNGWLETRKFAPTIKALKHKLSDFAAAELETQRKKNADFNEAQAELISNNIIQKITNHFAHHLKDDDISTDESLELIKKVFQLEPTTHV; this is encoded by the coding sequence ATGCAAAAATACAATATATCAAGAAGTAACTACTTTTATGCCATTGGTTTAAGTTATAAAAAAGCCGATGCAGACATAAGAGGACATTTTAGTTTGGATGAGGCAGGTAAAACAGCTTTGCTTAACCAAGCTAAAGAAAATGGTATAGAAAGTTTGGTGGTGACATCTACTTGTAATCGCACCGAAATTTACGGTTTTGCACAACACCCGTTTCAATTAATCCAATTGCTTTGTGATAACACAAGAGGTACTGTTGAAGAATTTCAAGACGTAGCCTATATTTATAAAAATAAAGATGCTATTGCGCACATGTTTCGTGTAGGTTCTGGTTTAGACAGTCAGATTCTTGGAGACTTCGAAATTATTAGCCAGTTGAGAAATAGCGCAAGAGCTTCAAAAAAACATGGGTTGCTTAATCCTTTTTCAGAACGATTAATAAATGCTGTTATTCAAGCAAGCAAGCGTATAAAAACAGAAACTAATATTTCATCAGGAGCCACTTCGGTATCTTTTGCATCTGTTCAATACATTTTAAATTCGGTTAAAGACATTTCGAATAAAAACATTTTACTTTTCGGAACGGGAAAAATTGGAAGAAATACTTGCGAAAACCTTGTAAAGCATACAAAAAATGATCAAATTACTTTAATTAACAGAACAAAAGACAAGGCAGAGGTTATTGCTGGAAAGTTTAATCTGGTGGTTAAAGATTATGCAAATTTACAAGAAGAGATTAGCCATGCCGATGTTTTAATAGTTGCTACTGGTGCGCAACGCCCTACCATAGACAAGCACATTATCCAATCTGAAAAACCAATCCTAATTTTAGACTTATCGATTCCGAAAAACGTTGATTCCAATGTTGAAGAATTAGGCAATGTTACTTTGGTTCATTTAGATCATTTATCTAAAATTACAGATAAAACTTTAGAAGACAGAAAAAAGGATATTCCTCTTGCCGAATCTATTATAGAAGAAGTAAAAACAGAATTTAACGGTTGGTTAGAAACCAGAAAATTTGCGCCAACTATTAAAGCATTAAAACACAAGCTTAGCGACTTTGCTGCTGCAGAATTGGAAACGCAACGCAAGAAAAACGCCGATTTTAACGAAGCACAAGCAGAGCTAATTAGCAACAATATTATTCAAAAAATAACCAATCACTTTGCGCATCATTTAAAGGATGATGACATCTCCACCGATGAGAGCCTGGAACTTATAAAAAAAGTATTTCAGCTAGAACCAACAACACATGTCTAA
- a CDS encoding protein-disulfide reductase DsbD domain-containing protein produces the protein MKKILVLVFLISSMSYSQILDPVKWSTSIKKVSNLEYDVIIKASIKPKYHLYSLKVPKGGPLPTVFIFEDSEDYELVGKMTEDKGHTAFDPVFELNVKYFENVASFKQRIKLKSKKALKVIGEIEYMTCNEESCVPGYDDFEIAIP, from the coding sequence ATGAAAAAAATACTTGTACTCGTTTTTTTAATAAGCTCAATGAGCTATTCACAAATTTTAGACCCTGTTAAATGGTCAACTTCCATAAAAAAAGTGTCTAATTTAGAATATGATGTAATTATAAAGGCATCAATAAAACCAAAGTACCATTTGTACTCATTAAAAGTACCTAAAGGGGGGCCTTTACCAACGGTTTTTATTTTTGAAGATAGCGAAGACTATGAACTGGTTGGAAAAATGACTGAAGATAAAGGGCATACGGCTTTCGATCCTGTTTTTGAGCTCAATGTTAAATATTTTGAAAACGTTGCGAGCTTTAAGCAACGTATTAAATTAAAATCTAAAAAAGCATTGAAAGTTATAGGCGAAATTGAATATATGACCTGTAATGAAGAGAGTTGTGTTCCGGGTTATGACGATTTTGAAATTGCTATTCCATAA
- a CDS encoding enoyl-CoA hydratase/isomerase family protein has translation MSYANLLLEKNNGITTITINRPKKLNALNKETISELHEAFKEANLDKSTKAIIVTGSGEKAFVAGADISEFADYDIEEGKMLAAKGQELLFDFVENLSTPVIAAVNGFALGGGLELAMACHFRVASDNAKMGLPEVSLGVIPGYGGTQRLPQLIGKGRAMELIMTAGMIDANSALNYGLVNHVTTLEELLPFCEKIAGKIVRNSSVAISAAIRAVNANYKDGVNGFNTEILEFGNSFGTADFEEGTTAFLEKRKADFPGE, from the coding sequence ATGAGCTACGCTAACTTACTATTAGAAAAGAATAACGGTATAACTACCATTACCATTAATCGCCCTAAAAAGTTAAATGCATTAAATAAAGAAACAATTAGCGAACTGCATGAGGCTTTTAAAGAAGCCAATCTAGATAAAAGCACAAAGGCAATTATTGTTACAGGTAGTGGGGAAAAAGCATTTGTAGCTGGGGCAGATATTAGCGAGTTTGCAGATTATGATATTGAAGAAGGTAAAATGTTAGCGGCTAAAGGACAAGAATTGTTATTCGATTTTGTTGAAAACCTTTCTACACCTGTTATTGCTGCGGTAAATGGTTTTGCACTTGGTGGTGGTTTAGAATTAGCCATGGCGTGTCATTTTAGAGTAGCGAGCGATAATGCTAAAATGGGATTGCCAGAAGTATCGCTTGGGGTTATTCCTGGTTATGGCGGTACACAGCGTTTGCCTCAGTTAATAGGCAAGGGACGGGCTATGGAGCTTATCATGACTGCCGGAATGATTGATGCGAATAGTGCGCTAAATTATGGTTTGGTAAACCATGTAACAACGCTTGAGGAATTGCTTCCTTTTTGCGAGAAAATAGCCGGAAAAATAGTGCGCAATTCTTCGGTTGCTATTAGTGCTGCTATTAGAGCGGTAAATGCAAACTATAAGGATGGTGTTAATGGCTTTAATACAGAAATTCTAGAATTTGGGAATAGCTTTGGAACAGCTGACTTTGAAGAAGGAACAACAGCATTTTTAGAAAAGCGTAAGGCCGATTTTCCTGGAGAATAG
- a CDS encoding serine hydrolase domain-containing protein, which yields MLRTISLSLFLILVSSCEKDEVLSPAFYACDDSLSNSLHPNSEQYSNLIQNIVNSGVPGMMLSVHDNENGYWSKAFGFADLASKIPLASCNITRVGSTVKTFTAVTILLLQEEGLLDIDDPITDYLSNADIRGLENASQSSIRQLLLHSSGIYNYIQNPQFQTASLNDLIKIWQPEELMSYARNKDSYFPPGTDVLYSNTNYILLGMIIEKVTGKAFFEVFKTKIFVPLGLSYTQFAATDPVPDGIIRGYVDLYSNLNLTNATYYSGWDYFTADGGLISNSYDLAIFMTQLFQGNLLSKESLNEMMSWKAPKGGYGDGFETFYGLGIFLIETAYGPAYLHSGDAVGYFASMVYFPEQEITISWAVNGNYGKVDEFTQSKEAMEKIFDTVLAE from the coding sequence ATGTTAAGAACAATATCACTTTCACTTTTCCTTATACTTGTCTCAAGCTGTGAAAAGGATGAGGTACTTTCTCCAGCCTTTTACGCCTGCGATGATTCACTATCTAATAGTCTTCATCCCAATTCAGAACAATATTCCAATCTCATTCAAAATATAGTTAACTCTGGTGTTCCCGGTATGATGCTCTCGGTTCATGATAATGAAAATGGGTATTGGTCAAAAGCTTTTGGATTTGCAGATCTAGCCTCAAAAATACCTCTGGCATCATGTAATATTACACGAGTCGGCAGTACAGTTAAAACATTTACAGCGGTAACAATTCTACTGCTTCAGGAGGAAGGTTTATTAGACATAGATGATCCTATAACGGATTATTTATCTAACGCTGACATTAGAGGTTTGGAAAATGCTTCTCAGTCTAGCATCAGACAATTGCTCTTGCATTCGAGCGGTATCTACAATTATATTCAAAATCCACAATTCCAAACGGCTTCATTAAATGATTTAATCAAAATCTGGCAGCCAGAAGAACTCATGAGTTACGCTCGAAATAAAGATTCCTACTTCCCTCCTGGCACAGATGTGCTGTATTCCAACACCAATTACATACTGTTAGGAATGATTATAGAAAAAGTAACTGGTAAAGCCTTTTTTGAGGTATTTAAAACAAAAATATTTGTACCCCTTGGCCTGAGCTACACACAATTTGCTGCTACAGATCCTGTTCCAGATGGAATCATACGTGGTTATGTGGATTTGTATAGCAATTTGAATCTAACTAATGCGACTTACTACAGTGGGTGGGATTACTTTACTGCGGATGGAGGACTAATTTCCAACTCATATGATTTAGCCATTTTCATGACCCAATTGTTTCAGGGCAACTTACTGAGCAAGGAATCCCTAAATGAAATGATGAGCTGGAAAGCTCCTAAAGGTGGATATGGTGACGGTTTTGAGACATTTTATGGTCTAGGCATCTTCCTGATAGAAACGGCATATGGTCCGGCGTATTTACATAGTGGAGATGCCGTCGGCTACTTTGCCAGCATGGTCTATTTCCCAGAGCAAGAGATCACCATTAGTTGGGCAGTGAATGGCAATTATGGCAAAGTGGATGAATTTACGCAATCTAAGGAGGCCATGGAGAAAATCTTCGATACGGTATTGGCTGAATAA
- a CDS encoding CopD family protein yields the protein MAYYFYLKAFHLIFVITWFAGLFYIPRLFVYQIEAFHKPSPDKEILGKQLKIMAKRLWFIITWPSAILALLFGLSLFFLNPALLNQDWMQVKIVFVVILFIYHFRTHHFFKQLQNDEVKKTSSFMRLWNEGATFILFAVIFLVILKNAFNWIWGVIGIFVLGVLIMLGYKVYKNIRAKNPGA from the coding sequence ATGGCGTATTATTTTTACCTAAAGGCATTCCATCTTATTTTTGTGATTACTTGGTTTGCTGGACTTTTTTATATACCACGATTGTTCGTATATCAAATAGAAGCGTTTCATAAACCCTCTCCAGATAAAGAGATTTTGGGGAAACAACTCAAAATTATGGCAAAACGCTTGTGGTTTATCATAACATGGCCATCGGCAATTTTAGCTTTACTATTTGGTTTAAGCTTGTTTTTTTTAAATCCAGCACTACTCAACCAAGACTGGATGCAAGTAAAAATAGTTTTTGTAGTTATTCTTTTTATTTATCATTTTAGAACCCACCACTTTTTTAAACAGCTTCAAAACGACGAGGTTAAAAAAACATCAAGCTTTATGCGGCTTTGGAATGAAGGTGCTACTTTTATTTTATTTGCCGTAATTTTTTTAGTCATTCTAAAAAATGCATTCAATTGGATTTGGGGCGTTATAGGAATTTTTGTTTTGGGCGTTCTTATTATGTTAGGCTACAAGGTTTATAAAAATATAAGAGCTAAAAATCCAGGCGCCTAA
- the hemH gene encoding ferrochelatase, translated as MKGILLVNLGSPDSPEPKDVKKYLGEFLMDERVIDIPLAARALLVKGIILKTRPKASAAAYKKIWWEEGSPLIVLSERLQSKIQKQVEVPVALAMRYGSMTIKKGLQELVDKGVDEVLLFPLYPQFAMATTETILVLAEAIRKEHFPNLKIDSVPAFYNKPDYIEVLSNSVKRHLEGKAYEHLLFSYHGVPERHIRKSDVTKSHCKIDGSCCVTPSKAHEFCYRHQCFEVTRLVAEKLELEEGTYSTSFQSRLGFDPWLQPYTDRTIERLGKQGIKNMSIVTPAFVSDCLETLEEIAMEGQEIFHEMGGKDFITIPCLNDDDEFVDLLSKWVTEWTKTPAKIS; from the coding sequence ATGAAAGGAATTTTACTAGTAAACCTTGGTTCTCCAGACAGTCCGGAGCCAAAAGATGTAAAAAAGTATTTAGGCGAATTTTTAATGGATGAGCGTGTTATTGATATACCTCTAGCAGCAAGGGCTTTGTTGGTAAAAGGGATTATATTAAAAACAAGGCCAAAAGCATCTGCAGCGGCATACAAGAAAATATGGTGGGAAGAAGGTTCTCCTTTAATTGTATTATCGGAAAGACTTCAAAGTAAAATACAAAAACAAGTGGAAGTGCCTGTAGCTTTAGCTATGCGATATGGTAGTATGACTATTAAAAAAGGGCTTCAGGAACTGGTGGATAAAGGTGTTGATGAGGTTTTGTTATTTCCTCTATATCCTCAGTTTGCTATGGCAACTACCGAAACCATTTTGGTACTGGCCGAAGCGATAAGAAAGGAACACTTTCCAAATTTAAAGATAGATTCCGTTCCGGCATTTTATAATAAACCGGATTATATTGAAGTGCTTTCAAATTCAGTAAAAAGACATTTAGAAGGTAAGGCATACGAACATTTACTGTTTTCGTACCACGGTGTTCCAGAACGTCATATTAGAAAAAGTGATGTGACTAAATCGCATTGTAAAATAGATGGTAGTTGTTGTGTTACCCCATCTAAAGCCCATGAGTTTTGTTACAGGCATCAATGCTTTGAGGTAACCAGATTGGTTGCCGAAAAACTCGAACTAGAAGAAGGGACTTATTCAACATCCTTTCAGTCTCGTTTAGGTTTCGATCCTTGGTTACAGCCCTACACCGACCGAACTATTGAGCGTTTGGGAAAACAGGGTATTAAAAATATGAGTATTGTAACTCCTGCGTTTGTAAGCGATTGTTTAGAAACCCTAGAAGAAATAGCCATGGAGGGACAAGAGATTTTTCATGAAATGGGAGGCAAGGACTTTATAACTATACCTTGCTTAAATGATGATGACGAATTTGTTGATCTGCTGTCTAAGTGGGTTACCGAATGGACAAAGACACCTGCTAAAATTAGTTAA
- a CDS encoding sensor histidine kinase: MKLKKLSLRTRIFLAMILLVLLASILISSVAIYQYKEERQEYHKGRLERKEENIKTHLKRVLNGRQNTWEVKTENIPVIFKEEIYNVADIHKLQINLYDLEGALLISSKSELKSNAAPKCLEAEVLNPIANTAEHRFVDKHKENGETYQSSYTYLTDKRSKPIAILNLPYLEHDDFLSKELQEFLRRIAYAYMFILLMAIGIAFLLSKYITKSLKAISDKINATRLEKRNEKIEVNDTSEEISTLVNSYNSMIDELEESAVQLAKSEREQAWREMAKQVAHEIKNPLTPMRLTVQNFQRKFDAKDENIDSKLDEYTKTLIQQIDTMSSIASAFSNFAKMPAQQSETLNVVKIVKLALDIFNEDYIFFTAESDEIIAKFDRTQLIRVVTNLVKNGIQAMPENKTPTIVIDVATKDNNVIVTVSDNGLGIAEENRDKIFEPKFTTKTSGMGLGLAMVKNIVETYNGTITFKSEKEKGTTFTVTFPTK; the protein is encoded by the coding sequence ATGAAATTAAAAAAACTCTCCTTACGTACTCGTATTTTTTTAGCTATGATATTGCTGGTTTTACTGGCATCGATCCTTATTTCTTCGGTAGCGATTTATCAATATAAAGAGGAACGACAAGAGTATCACAAAGGTCGTTTAGAACGTAAGGAAGAGAATATTAAAACACATCTCAAGCGGGTTTTAAATGGCAGGCAAAATACATGGGAAGTAAAAACCGAGAACATTCCGGTTATTTTCAAAGAAGAGATATATAACGTCGCAGATATTCATAAGCTTCAGATTAATTTATACGATTTGGAAGGCGCCCTGTTAATATCGTCTAAATCGGAATTAAAAAGCAATGCCGCACCAAAATGTCTAGAAGCAGAAGTATTAAACCCTATTGCTAATACAGCAGAGCATAGGTTTGTAGATAAACACAAGGAAAATGGAGAAACATATCAGTCTTCATATACCTATCTTACAGATAAAAGGTCTAAACCAATAGCCATATTAAATTTACCTTATTTAGAACACGATGATTTCCTGTCGAAAGAGTTACAGGAATTTTTAAGACGTATCGCTTATGCTTATATGTTTATTTTACTTATGGCAATTGGTATTGCGTTTTTATTATCTAAGTACATTACAAAGTCGTTAAAAGCTATTAGCGATAAAATTAATGCTACAAGATTAGAAAAACGAAACGAGAAGATTGAAGTAAATGATACTAGCGAAGAAATATCTACTTTGGTAAACTCTTATAATAGTATGATTGACGAACTTGAAGAAAGTGCCGTACAATTAGCTAAAAGTGAGCGAGAGCAAGCCTGGAGAGAAATGGCAAAGCAGGTAGCGCATGAAATTAAAAACCCGTTAACACCAATGCGTTTAACGGTGCAAAATTTTCAGCGTAAATTCGATGCGAAAGACGAAAATATCGACTCGAAGTTAGATGAGTATACCAAAACACTAATTCAGCAAATAGATACGATGAGTTCCATTGCATCGGCATTTTCAAACTTTGCAAAGATGCCAGCACAGCAAAGTGAAACGTTAAATGTTGTGAAAATTGTAAAATTGGCACTGGATATTTTTAACGAAGATTATATCTTTTTTACTGCCGAATCGGATGAGATTATTGCAAAATTTGATAGAACACAGTTAATACGAGTTGTAACTAATTTGGTTAAAAACGGTATTCAAGCCATGCCAGAAAACAAAACGCCTACGATTGTTATTGATGTTGCTACTAAAGATAATAACGTTATCGTTACAGTTTCAGATAATGGTCTGGGAATTGCAGAGGAAAACAGAGATAAGATTTTTGAGCCCAAGTTTACCACAAAAACAAGTGGTATGGGGCTGGGCTTAGCCATGGTGAAAAACATTGTAGAAACTTATAACGGAACCATAACGTTTAAATCTGAAAAAGAAAAAGGAACTACATTTACTGTAACTTTTCCTACGAAATAA